The sequence below is a genomic window from Scatophagus argus isolate fScaArg1 chromosome 8, fScaArg1.pri, whole genome shotgun sequence.
TTTAAGAATCGAACCTCTGCCAGCCTGAGGTTCTCCGGTTTGACCCTGACACTCCTTGAGATGGATTCGAGGACTTCAGCAGTGCTAGAGTTCTCCTTGCTCACACTCACCAAAaactgagagacaaagagagtggGTCACATGGAAGGTTTCCTTTAacattttctcaaaacaaagcaaagccaCATATCTGCATGACATTGTTCACTGACCATTTTCAGCGGAGACATACCTTGATGGGCTTTTTATGAGGTTCTTTAGCAAAGTAGAAAACTGAGAGCACCTTTTGTTTCTGGGGTAAGGGCACAGGGAGGTAGAGGAAAGGGTCAAAGGTGATGGACACCTGAAGAAATAAGGACAAGCAAAAGTAGGTTAGTCATCACTGTAACAAGACAAGACAGTGAAGCATTTTGTAGAAAGTTGTTGTATGTTACCTTGGAGCATGTGGGGCACACAAGTTTGGATTTGAACTGGCCTTGGAAGAGGTCTACTATAAAGGAGTCATTCCTCATCTTGTGCCTCTGCCAGGCCTCCTCCGCCACCACCtgcaacaacagacaaacaatatTCTCAGCTCAAGGCTTGAGCAGTGTAGGAGCAATtgtaattcagattttttttaagaaatccCCCCAAAGTGTAAGTATAATTGATTATAATCAAAACAAGCCACCAATGACAGCAGCAAGGTATCTTATGTCTGTATGTTCAAAAGCAGACCAACTCTCAATAtgtcacagatgaaaaaaaaaaaaaacaaaaaacaaaaaaaccccacctcATCCAGCCGTCCGTCAGAGTCGACTGTCTCGGTGTAAGGTTTATTCTGGATGCGGTTCAAGTCCTCGTGAAGCCCATCCAGCAAGAAAGCCATGAACTCCTGGGCATCGTGCTGGGCGTAACCTGTAAACTGACTGGCTTTACTGGCCACAATAGCCTATGAGtcaaaagggaaataaaaaaaacactgatcatGTTGCCCTTGCTACGTTTGGCATTAACAAGTTTCCCCTGGGGGAAGAGAGTGAATGTGTGGGTGCTGCTGCCTGTGTACCTTGAGTTTTGAGGGCTGGAAGGCATGATGTGTTCCTTTCCACAGTGCCCTGAGCAGCACCGCAAAGCCAATGGCTAGTCTGCCTCCTGTTCCCAGAGGATTGTTACAGTTGATTTCTGCCTCAAATGCTCGAtctgcagcagcaaagaaaatacaggcatGAGATAATAATAAGGCAGGCAATAAGATAATAAAACCGGAGATCAACCCCAGAAGTCAGTAGTTTAATTAGTTAACCAGGCCAGCAACATTCATTGTTTACCAACCAGTGGCTAAGCACATTACGTCCAAAGAACCAGGTGGCCTAGATTTTGTAGCAATTACTTTAATATTCTAAATGCTTGAACTGCAGACACTGCAGATAAATAAGGCTTATTCAGATAAAACAAGCTGATGTCAGAGTCCTCATTAAATTTGCCCCTGTGGGTCACTTGGCACCACTTCTGCTTTGTAAGCAAGCAAAGACAGCCAGCATAACCCGAGTTAATTTTGTCACTAATTAGCATTACAGCATTATCTGTTTATCTATGTACCAAAGCACCAATAAAACACACCCTTCTTAGCAACATATCAGGTGACACGTCTGTGGCAGTAGTATGACACAGCATCACAAATTATACATTTGGCAAACATTAAACTTTACCATGAAAGTAATCCCTGAGTTCTCTGGTGTTGGACAGGGACTGGATGACGCTGTTCATGAAGCAGGTGTTGCCAAGGTTAACCAATCCTGTAAAACCAGGAAGGCAcaccttcttctcctcctcctcttcatggCGCTCATTGCTGGCAGGAGGCGCGTGAGTCATGGGCTGCACCATGCAGGTAGGTTTAGGCTGACACAGGAAAGATTTACACACAGAATGCATAAGCCCAATAcaatttttatcttattttatttataacaatTTTGAACTTCACTACTTTATCTCTTcaatatagattttttttaactagtTAAATTTTTCTGTTCTCACCTTTATATTCTACAATTGATAACAATATGTTGCCAAACCAAGCAGTGTCTAAACAACAGTCTTTTGCCTCATTTCTTCAGTTTAGATGATAATTTATCTTTCTACAAACCGTGGTAACAGTGGACTCAGTCTTGGAGATGGCAACATGCTCTGAGACGGTGCGAGGTGTAACAGTATCCAGACCGCTATCCTCCACTCTAGACGAGGCCTTAGGAGCGTTGGGTTTCTCCTCCCCGACCCTCGGAGGCTCCTGCTTGGCTGGCAGGCTGTGTTGGCTGCTGCCCGGCTGGCTCTTCTCCATGCAGGCAGGGCTGGAGGGCACGGCCACTTTGGCACCACCCACTGCACCTTAAACAGAGCAGAATGGCGCTTGTGGTTCGAAGATGAAGGGTCAACATGAGACTGGACAGTAGTGAGCATGAATAGCTACAGCAGGTGTatcacaaatgaaatttaaagcCTTTTTAGGGCACATTCATTTTAGAGAAACTATGTTTTCAGAATATGGAATCACATCAAAACATTACAGCAATTTAGACTCATTATTTAGTTAGTAACAGTGCTGACAAATGAAGCGGTTTCTGCAACATAAACAATCACTTAACGGCTATATTTTGCTGTGCTGTCATGAAACACAGGTAACGCTTTATTTTACGGGTCTTATTTCCTGGGCAGCTTGTATGACATTTGGGCTCTCAAGAGCACGAAGCCTTATTCAGGGGTGGGGGGTCACGCCGTATGTAGGATCGATAAGGCCAGCAGAGCAGACTGGCACCCGTATCTACTTACTGGCTAAGTTACAGAGTTCAAATTCCTGTCATTGAAAGCCACTGcaatgcacacatacatttacctcacacatatacagtaagcacacacacacacacacaaataaccaTGTCAGTCTACATGGATATCAACCCTGTTCTTTCAATCATTTAGTTACAGTAGCTTCAAGTATACTGTTTACAgatacagttttaaaatatgGTGGAAGGAAAAACGTTAAATCTAAGATCACGTGTTGGAAAACTAACTTTTATGATGGGCTGAGCATGTTGCCAGGGTTTCATCATTTCACCACTAACGCAACACCAAAATACAAAAAGCTACTCAAAAATCTACACCATGTCAGCACTGTGTAGATGTAGTGTTAACACTGTGTAGATGTAGACCTTGTGTGGCAGGGGCCTCCAGACCGCCCCAGCGCTGGCTGTGCCTCTTCTTCAAGGTGATGTCCAGTCTGGACGGGGTGAACGAGTAGCTGCACTGCTCAGGCTGGATCAGGTTCCTGAGACACAGGACATGTAGACAGTTCTGATTAAACTAAAGGGACTGACTTGAGGCTACAGCTCACCACCAATCTGTTATTAGAGTTTAAACCACTGAAGACTGAGGCTgatttttggggttttttttaaagtctaaaTCTGTCCAAAACTCCCATGTGCTGTCAAGCCAAAGCAGTTAACCTCAGGGAAACACTGACTACTCAAGTAATATGTCATGGGACAAATGACTCTATACTTCCCTCTATACCCACTACACTAATCACATTTGGGTCAAGTATTTAGAcgagcaaaatgaaaacactgaacgAAAACACAGAGCCCCTCGGCGTTGTCGAACGACTTACCCGAGGAGATAAGGTTTACAAGGTCACGGAGTTCTTTcaaatcacttctcaaaacccACTTTTACAGACCGGCTTTTAAGTGATCTAGtctttttattgcctttttatTGTCCCTTTTAACTTAATGGTTTTAAATTGTACAATTcccatatttatattttctttcatttgttgttttaccTTTTATCTTACATCTTCAACCTTGTTCAATTGTGtagttgtattttgtttattgctttcttttcttaatactatttgttgcttttgtttttaactgattgttcagcactttggaaacctggttttgaaaggtgctatataaataaagatattgttatcattataaCTGTGTCAGGTCAGATTCTTGCCCATCAGAGTGACTGGAGCCAACTAGTCTATTTATGAGTTTGAGCAGATGCAGCACTAGTGCTTCagcacagttttgtttatttgtggcTCAAGGTCGTCCATAGGTTGTGAAATGAATATGTTGGTTTGGTTTCCTGGAATAAATCAATACAATGTTCCTGTGCAGTTAGCtcacaaaataacatgaaaatgttcaaGCTATGTTCACTCCAAGTGGCCATTTCaagatttttaaatttgaaaaacacacaactggTTACCTGAGTTTGACTTGCCACTTGAAGACTGTGTTTGGTCCACAGTCTGAATGAAGACGCAGAAAGTTACTGTCGCTGTAAAAGGGCAATAAGGAAAGATCATTCGCTGGTTGTTTCTTAAAGTTACTAAAGCAAGCTGAAATGGTACAATCGTTCTGTATCTGCAGAATATTCACATTCATCACCTTGTCTGGAAGATGAGGGTGAAGTCTTGTTCCCTGAAGATGACTCTAGCCGTGTCCCTGCAGATCCCCTTCAAGTAAACATTAACCACCATCAGGTCCGTGCCCTTCTCGTACGAGTCATTCTTCACAAACTGCAGGTTAACCATCGGCTCCGGGGCTGCAGGAAGTTATTACAGCCATCAGCAAACCCACATTTAATCACTGAACAAATCAATGGTGACAAACTGAAGAGCAACAAACCTGACTGTTTCTATGCAGGATTTAGTTATTACCACTTTTAACCTATGTAAGTTTGTCGATTTTGTCATATGGGTTATAAAGAGTCTATAAACATAAATCCAGTGGAAAGCAGTTAGCATTTGTATGATAATTCAATCTCACTGTCCCCAAACCTTCTCAACTAACCTTCCTGTTCCTTTAATTCTAGAGGAGGCTCCTCCTTCGACTGGTCCCGCTTTTCCTCTCCGTCAAGGCTGCCCAGCCTCGAGGCCAGACCGGGCGACTGACTTCGTTTGGCAGCCACCTCAACAGCTGGTACTGAACCTGCTTCTCTCGATCCAAGCTGCTGGCATATCAGAGTATCCTGCTCTGATTCCTGCTCAACAGGTTTTTTCTCTGGCTTAGAGTCAGTTCTATCTCCACATGTTTCTGGAGAGTCCTCTGCACGGTTGAAGACAACAGGTTTGAGGCGGTCGCTGGTGCTGACGGGAGCTGCTGGTTGGCTGTCGCTGCCATATGCTGTAGCTCCAGACATGTCCGACGACTGGCTTCGCTTCTCTGCCAACTGAATcgggaaagaaaagagaaattttaTCCGAAAACCTCCAGAGCGGAATTTTCACTCCTTCAAGCCTTGGCACTGAGGGCTCAAATGAATATCTAGGAGCAATGGATTCCTCGGCTTTGGCAGGATTTCTACAACCATCTTTCCCCCTTTAATCACTCCGTTATCAAGCGAAAAGTCGACAACTTGTTTCCAGTTCAAACAAAGGACGCGTATAGTAAAACACAGATACAAGAATCAGTGAATTCTTCCAAAGCACGGTTCACTTTTTTGACACTAAAGGCTGAGAAAACACCTCCAGGTGCTGTGTAAAAACTGGTGGCAGAGATTTACCACCAACAGGTACAGAGTTCGTTTAGCAGAGGCAGTGATAAGATAGGATATGGGCTGTTAGTGATAATGTTTATCAAAATGACAGTAGAGGAAGTAAGGATTTAAcatgttaacttttttttcattgaacACATTTCCAATACAGATATTCACTTACAATGTAGACCAAATCAAGATTCAGTCTTCAAGATTTTTCCTATGTCATTCCACATGGCTGCACATAACTTTGTATGGATTGAAATTCTTATCTGTGTAGTTTTAAGAGTTGCACCGGAAATATGTTTAATATGATAAAGAAGTATCCAGTATATTGATGAGCTGAATACTGTACAAGTCTGTTCGAGGCTCAAGGGAAACTTGAAAAGGCAGAGCCCACGCAGGCCAGATGGTGTTATTGGCTGTAATCTCATAAATCATACTGCTGAAAAATTTGAGGAAATTAGTCAATTATGATTGGACTGATCTGCTTCTTTAGTTTAGTTGTGGTTCTatataaacagaaacaagataTATTTACACAGTTTATGAAAGAACCGCATCAGACAAAATGAGAGAAGTCTCAAATGTCGCTCAGTATTATTCAATACTCTCCAGTCACTCAGCCAATATAACAATATTGTTAACTACTATATTTACCactgatcatttaaaaatgaaataaaattccTGAGATAGTGAACTGAACATTTCTTAATTCCAAAGATTATCAATAACGGAAACAATCACTCAGTCAGCAGCAATACAATACTGAACGTCTGACTGACAATCTCTAATGATACAGTTGAAAGCTCTGCACTTCAGCTCTTACAGCTAATGTCAGTTTCACAGACTAACATTAATAGTAGTCCTATAAGCAGTACTGTTAAGATAAGCAACCAACATGTGACAACTTTTCTCACCCGAGTTTTGCTGGTATGGCTGGCAGCAGCGAAACCAACTCCTGGTTTCTGTTCCTGGCCACTACCtagtctctctgctctgttgtcTCCATCTCTACGTTGGGTCTGCGGGCTCCGACCAGcgggcaggtgtgtgtgtgcagctttaCCACTAGCTACTGTAGATTTGACAGAGTGCGTGTCGCTGTCAGCCGGGGACGCGGCCTCCTTGGTGGTCTTCGGCGGCCGTACAATGGTGCGCTTGGCACTGGGTTCCTGAGGCTGTTGCTGGCCTCTCGTGACTGTAACAGGCTTCATGGTGGTTGCTGGGCCATCTCCAGCTTCTTTCACCCCTGCACAGTCCGTAgtggctgctttgtttttcaggcaGCGCTTGACGCCCCGCTCAGCTTTGCTGCCGCTGCGTCTTGACTCACTATGTGCAGGTGAGGAGGGAGGCTGGGGCTGGAGTTGTGGCTGCGAGGAGGACAGTTTGGGTTTCTCTGATGAATCCAAGGCAACAGGCTTCATCTCTAGCTCCTTGTCGTTTTTGGTCTCTGTGGGCACggcctccttctccttcttgttTGACTGGAGCAGAATACAATAGAAAAACTGACTGAGCTGGAAACCTTGTTTACAGTGCGAACGCCACTTTATTGTCTTCTGCAACTACGACACATTTTCTTGAAAAACTATATATCATGCAAAAACACCACCTTCATGagtgcagacaaaaacaagacacaaatgtACTCttataaagacaaacagaaaaaaatctctttggTGTATTGTGTGACTCACCTTAAGTGAAGGCCAGTTGTGAAAGGGAATCTTCTTTTGCATTATGACGTGCAGGAAACCTCCCTTCTCTTTGTACTGGACTCTGCTACATGAGGCCTCAATTTCCTCCTGCAACTGGCAGTCCCACTGCCGCccatctgaaaaatgaaaacaggactCATACAATCCACATAAATAGTACAATAGCAGTGAAGATAAAGTATAATGAAgtacactgctcaaaaaaataaaggaaacacttaaacaacacagtgtaactccaagtcaatcacacttctgtgacATCAAACTGTTcacttaggaagcaacactgactgacaatcaacttcacatgctgttgtgcaaatggaatagacaacaggtggacattataggcaattagcaagacacccccaataaaggagtggttctgcaggtggtgaccacagaccacttctcagttcctatgctttctggttgatgttttggtcacttttgaatgctggtGGTGCTTTCACTCTAGTGGTAGCATGAGATGGAGTCTACAACtcacacaagtggctcaggtagtgcagctcatccaggacGGCACATCAATGCAAActgtggcaagaaggtttgttgtgtctctcagcgtagtgtccagagcatggaggcgctaccaggagacaggccagtacatcaggagacgtggaggaggccgtaggagggcaacaacccagcagcaggaccacTACCTCCGCCTTTGTGCAAGGAGGTACAGcaggagcactgccagagccctgcaaaatgacctccagcaggccacaaatgtgcatgtgtctgctcaaatggtcagaaacagactccatgcttacagcccaacaccgtgcaggacgttt
It includes:
- the usp19 gene encoding ubiquitin carboxyl-terminal hydrolase 19 isoform X1, which codes for MASSGSGVAGSETVGRRSGAPQRGGSGRENSSDLTSSSSKKKQKDRANQESREAKRAAAAVDGVIAEVKKDVFVDWKQNVNEVTVRLRCGEGVQRTEDINTTFTDTHCHVCFPDGRQWDCQLQEEIEASCSRVQYKEKGGFLHVIMQKKIPFHNWPSLKSNKKEKEAVPTETKNDKELEMKPVALDSSEKPKLSSSQPQLQPQPPSSPAHSESRRSGSKAERGVKRCLKNKAATTDCAGVKEAGDGPATTMKPVTVTRGQQQPQEPSAKRTIVRPPKTTKEAASPADSDTHSVKSTVASGKAAHTHLPAGRSPQTQRRDGDNRAERLGSGQEQKPGVGFAAASHTSKTRLAEKRSQSSDMSGATAYGSDSQPAAPVSTSDRLKPVVFNRAEDSPETCGDRTDSKPEKKPVEQESEQDTLICQQLGSREAGSVPAVEVAAKRSQSPGLASRLGSLDGEEKRDQSKEEPPLELKEQEAPEPMVNLQFVKNDSYEKGTDLMVVNVYLKGICRDTARVIFREQDFTLIFQTSDSNFLRLHSDCGPNTVFKWQVKLRNLIQPEQCSYSFTPSRLDITLKKRHSQRWGGLEAPATQGAVGGAKVAVPSSPACMEKSQPGSSQHSLPAKQEPPRVGEEKPNAPKASSRVEDSGLDTVTPRTVSEHVAISKTESTVTTPKPTCMVQPMTHAPPASNERHEEEEEKKVCLPGFTGLVNLGNTCFMNSVIQSLSNTRELRDYFHDRAFEAEINCNNPLGTGGRLAIGFAVLLRALWKGTHHAFQPSKLKAIVASKASQFTGYAQHDAQEFMAFLLDGLHEDLNRIQNKPYTETVDSDGRLDEVVAEEAWQRHKMRNDSFIVDLFQGQFKSKLVCPTCSKVSITFDPFLYLPVPLPQKQKVLSVFYFAKEPHKKPIKFLVSVSKENSSTAEVLESISRSVRVKPENLRLAEVGKNRFQRMLLPSHSLDTVSSSDMLFCFEVLSKDMAKERVILLRVQQRLQIPNIPISKCAACLKPPVSDEDKLKRCTRCYRVGYCNQVCQRNHWPNHKGLCRPNTENVGLPFLLSVPESRLSYARLTQLLEGYSRFSVNVFQPPFQSGRTSPETSQCRGDLPPVPAGSPEGLGSRDEAMGGSSTVGAADPELESQSLLPESQAECAQAAALHFGESDSLSSQTSLPTTRTTDSGFSEPISSTSCCSLDPHAEKETSCEKAVRPEAAVTGYQHPSESASGHASQFYIAVRDSNNKEQRLDEKEDALADLPEDATLELVWKNNERLKEYVLVSSKELEYEEDPGSLSETARAGHFTLEQCLNLFTKPEVLAPEEAWYCPKCQQHREASKQLLLWRLPNVLIIQLKRFSFRSFIWRDKINDMVDFPVRNLDLSKFCIGQKDEMQQPPIYDLYAVINHYGGMIGGHYTAYARLPSDKNSQRSDVGWRLFDDSTVTMVEESQVVTRYAYVLFYRRRNSPVERPPRFLRPVEAESAAAAGATASQASLIWRELEEEEEEGLDEGPPGLFRSALRRGQTQRNRDEEDEDRTEGLMRQHGRGRRMSDYPDDDCGRYFVLGTLAAVFALIVNLVYPLLYKLDLSSG
- the usp19 gene encoding ubiquitin carboxyl-terminal hydrolase 19 isoform X4; this translates as MASSGSGVAGSETVGRRSGAPQRGGSGRENSSDLTSSSSKKKQKDRANQESREAKRAAAAVDGVIAEVKKDVFVDWKQNVNEVTVRLRCGEGVQRTEDINTTFTDTHCHVCFPDGRQWDCQLQEEIEASCSRVQYKEKGGFLHVIMQKKIPFHNWPSLKSNKKEKEAVPTETKNDKELEMKPVALDSSEKPKLSSSQPQLQPQPPSSPAHSESRRSGSKAERGVKRCLKNKAATTDCAGVKEAGDGPATTMKPVTVTRGQQQPQEPSAKRTIVRPPKTTKEAASPADSDTHSVKSTVASGKAAHTHLPAGRSPQTQRRDGDNRAERLGSGQEQKPGVGFAAASHTSKTRLAEKRSQSSDMSGATAYGSDSQPAAPVSTSDRLKPVVFNRAEDSPETCGDRTDSKPEKKPVEQESEQDTLICQQLGSREAGSVPAVEVAAKRSQSPGLASRLGSLDGEEKRDQSKEEPPLELKEQEAPEPMVNLQFVKNDSYEKGTDLMVVNVYLKGICRDTARVIFREQDFTLIFQTSDSNFLRLHSDCGPNTVFKWQVKLRNLIQPEQCSYSFTPSRLDITLKKRHSQRWGGLEAPATQVGGAKVAVPSSPACMEKSQPGSSQHSLPAKQEPPRVGEEKPNAPKASSRVEDSGLDTVTPRTVSEHVAISKTESTVTTPKPTCMVQPMTHAPPASNERHEEEEEKKVCLPGFTGLVNLGNTCFMNSVIQSLSNTRELRDYFHDRAFEAEINCNNPLGTGGRLAIGFAVLLRALWKGTHHAFQPSKLKAIVASKASQFTGYAQHDAQEFMAFLLDGLHEDLNRIQNKPYTETVDSDGRLDEVVAEEAWQRHKMRNDSFIVDLFQGQFKSKLVCPTCSKVSITFDPFLYLPVPLPQKQKVLSVFYFAKEPHKKPIKFLVSVSKENSSTAEVLESISRSVRVKPENLRLAEVGKNRFQRMLLPSHSLDTVSSSDMLFCFEVLSKDMAKERVILLRVQQRLQIPNIPISKCAACLKPPVSDEDKLKRCTRCYRVGYCNQVCQRNHWPNHKGLCRPNTENVGLPFLLSVPESRLSYARLTQLLEGYSRFSVNVFQPPFQSGRTSPETSQCRGDLPPVPAGSPEGLGSRDEAMGGSSTVGAADPELESQSLLPESQAECAQAAALHFGESDSLSSQTSLPTTRTTDSGFSEPISSTSCCSLDPHAEKETSCEKAVRPEAAVTGYQHPSESASGHASQFYIAVRDSNNKEQRLDEKEDALADLPEDATLELVWKNNERLKEYVLVSSKELEYEEDPGSLSETARAGHFTLEQCLNLFTKPEVLAPEEAWYCPKCQQHREASKQLLLWRLPNVLIIQLKRFSFRSFIWRDKINDMVDFPVRNLDLSKFCIGQKDEMQQPPIYDLYAVINHYGGMIGGHYTAYARLPSDKNSQRSDVGWRLFDDSTVTMVEESQVVTRYAYVLFYRRRNSPVERPPRFLRPVEAESAAAAGATASQASSQSLFGTDLDPEGPPTLTPEVPSDLFAHSGECAAPSFSNMEEVD
- the usp19 gene encoding ubiquitin carboxyl-terminal hydrolase 19 isoform X2, giving the protein MASSGSGVAGSETVGRRSGAPQRGGSGRENSSDLTSSSSKKKQKDRANQESREAKRAAAAVDGVIAEVKKDVFVDWKQNVNEVTVRLRCGEGVQRTEDINTTFTDTHCHVCFPDGRQWDCQLQEEIEASCSRVQYKEKGGFLHVIMQKKIPFHNWPSLKSNKKEKEAVPTETKNDKELEMKPVALDSSEKPKLSSSQPQLQPQPPSSPAHSESRRSGSKAERGVKRCLKNKAATTDCAGVKEAGDGPATTMKPVTVTRGQQQPQEPSAKRTIVRPPKTTKEAASPADSDTHSVKSTVASGKAAHTHLPAGRSPQTQRRDGDNRAERLGSGQEQKPGVGFAAASHTSKTRLAEKRSQSSDMSGATAYGSDSQPAAPVSTSDRLKPVVFNRAEDSPETCGDRTDSKPEKKPVEQESEQDTLICQQLGSREAGSVPAVEVAAKRSQSPGLASRLGSLDGEEKRDQSKEEPPLELKEQEAPEPMVNLQFVKNDSYEKGTDLMVVNVYLKGICRDTARVIFREQDFTLIFQTSDSNFLRLHSDCGPNTVFKWQVKLRNLIQPEQCSYSFTPSRLDITLKKRHSQRWGGLEAPATQVGGAKVAVPSSPACMEKSQPGSSQHSLPAKQEPPRVGEEKPNAPKASSRVEDSGLDTVTPRTVSEHVAISKTESTVTTPKPTCMVQPMTHAPPASNERHEEEEEKKVCLPGFTGLVNLGNTCFMNSVIQSLSNTRELRDYFHDRAFEAEINCNNPLGTGGRLAIGFAVLLRALWKGTHHAFQPSKLKAIVASKASQFTGYAQHDAQEFMAFLLDGLHEDLNRIQNKPYTETVDSDGRLDEVVAEEAWQRHKMRNDSFIVDLFQGQFKSKLVCPTCSKVSITFDPFLYLPVPLPQKQKVLSVFYFAKEPHKKPIKFLVSVSKENSSTAEVLESISRSVRVKPENLRLAEVGKNRFQRMLLPSHSLDTVSSSDMLFCFEVLSKDMAKERVILLRVQQRLQIPNIPISKCAACLKPPVSDEDKLKRCTRCYRVGYCNQVCQRNHWPNHKGLCRPNTENVGLPFLLSVPESRLSYARLTQLLEGYSRFSVNVFQPPFQSGRTSPETSQCRGDLPPVPAGSPEGLGSRDEAMGGSSTVGAADPELESQSLLPESQAECAQAAALHFGESDSLSSQTSLPTTRTTDSGFSEPISSTSCCSLDPHAEKETSCEKAVRPEAAVTGYQHPSESASGHASQFYIAVRDSNNKEQRLDEKEDALADLPEDATLELVWKNNERLKEYVLVSSKELEYEEDPGSLSETARAGHFTLEQCLNLFTKPEVLAPEEAWYCPKCQQHREASKQLLLWRLPNVLIIQLKRFSFRSFIWRDKINDMVDFPVRNLDLSKFCIGQKDEMQQPPIYDLYAVINHYGGMIGGHYTAYARLPSDKNSQRSDVGWRLFDDSTVTMVEESQVVTRYAYVLFYRRRNSPVERPPRFLRPVEAESAAAAGATASQASLIWRELEEEEEEGLDEGPPGLFRSALRRGQTQRNRDEEDEDRTEGLMRQHGRGRRMSDYPDDDCGRYFVLGTLAAVFALIVNLVYPLLYKLDLSSG
- the usp19 gene encoding ubiquitin carboxyl-terminal hydrolase 19 isoform X3; the encoded protein is MASSGSGVAGSETVGRRSGAPQRGGSGRENSSDLTSSSSKKKQKDRANQESREAKRAAAAVDGVIAEVKKDVFVDWKQNVNEVTVRLRCGEGVQRTEDINTTFTDTHCHVCFPDGRQWDCQLQEEIEASCSRVQYKEKGGFLHVIMQKKIPFHNWPSLKSNKKEKEAVPTETKNDKELEMKPVALDSSEKPKLSSSQPQLQPQPPSSPAHSESRRSGSKAERGVKRCLKNKAATTDCAGVKEAGDGPATTMKPVTVTRGQQQPQEPSAKRTIVRPPKTTKEAASPADSDTHSVKSTVASGKAAHTHLPAGRSPQTQRRDGDNRAERLGSGQEQKPGVGFAAASHTSKTRLAEKRSQSSDMSGATAYGSDSQPAAPVSTSDRLKPVVFNRAEDSPETCGDRTDSKPEKKPVEQESEQDTLICQQLGSREAGSVPAVEVAAKRSQSPGLASRLGSLDGEEKRDQSKEEPPLELKEQEAPEPMVNLQFVKNDSYEKGTDLMVVNVYLKGICRDTARVIFREQDFTLIFQTSDSNFLRLHSDCGPNTVFKWQVKLRNLIQPEQCSYSFTPSRLDITLKKRHSQRWGGLEAPATQGAVGGAKVAVPSSPACMEKSQPGSSQHSLPAKQEPPRVGEEKPNAPKASSRVEDSGLDTVTPRTVSEHVAISKTESTVTTPKPTCMVQPMTHAPPASNERHEEEEEKKVCLPGFTGLVNLGNTCFMNSVIQSLSNTRELRDYFHDRAFEAEINCNNPLGTGGRLAIGFAVLLRALWKGTHHAFQPSKLKAIVASKASQFTGYAQHDAQEFMAFLLDGLHEDLNRIQNKPYTETVDSDGRLDEVVAEEAWQRHKMRNDSFIVDLFQGQFKSKLVCPTCSKVSITFDPFLYLPVPLPQKQKVLSVFYFAKEPHKKPIKFLVSVSKENSSTAEVLESISRSVRVKPENLRLAEVGKNRFQRMLLPSHSLDTVSSSDMLFCFEVLSKDMAKERVILLRVQQRLQIPNIPISKCAACLKPPVSDEDKLKRCTRCYRVGYCNQVCQRNHWPNHKGLCRPNTENVGLPFLLSVPESRLSYARLTQLLEGYSRFSVNVFQPPFQSGRTSPETSQCRGDLPPVPAGSPEGLGSRDEAMGGSSTVGAADPELESQSLLPESQAECAQAAALHFGESDSLSSQTSLPTTRTTDSGFSEPISSTSCCSLDPHAEKETSCEKAVRPEAAVTGYQHPSESASGHASQFYIAVRDSNNKEQRLDEKEDALADLPEDATLELVWKNNERLKEYVLVSSKELEYEEDPGSLSETARAGHFTLEQCLNLFTKPEVLAPEEAWYCPKCQQHREASKQLLLWRLPNVLIIQLKRFSFRSFIWRDKINDMVDFPVRNLDLSKFCIGQKDEMQQPPIYDLYAVINHYGGMIGGHYTAYARLPSDKNSQRSDVGWRLFDDSTVTMVEESQVVTRYAYVLFYRRRNSPVERPPRFLRPVEAESAAAAGATASQASSQSLFGTDLDPEGPPTLTPEVPSDLFAHSGECAAPSFSNMEEVD